Proteins found in one Microcoleus sp. FACHB-68 genomic segment:
- a CDS encoding AI-2E family transporter — protein MELGKWIGLLALILSLYILWQIRQVVLLLFAAVLLATALNMLARRLQKFKLPRTIAVLLSVALFLAVLTGFFLLIVPPFVAQYKELTTTKLPQVIELLNTWRNQLRPRVPAQFIEYLPDVKSLTQQLQPIVERIVGRSFVFLSNSLIIIVNFLLVVVLTLMLLAQPMSYRKAFVRLFPSFYRRRVEVILDRCEIALGGWIFGALISMGVVGMLSFIGLSVLHVPVPLAQGILAGLLNFIPNIGPTLSVVLPMGISLLDAPWKAGAVFILYFLIQQFETNLLTPYVMAQQVSLLPAVTLLAQVFFATFFGFLGFLLALPLTVVGQVWVQEVLIHDVLDMWRTGEDAEGTETAGVVNTPAANTLPAESYGPVDQPVLPENPPAGSTQPRNHPKADDADRR, from the coding sequence GTGGAACTCGGTAAATGGATCGGTTTATTAGCATTAATTCTTTCCTTATACATACTTTGGCAAATTCGGCAAGTTGTATTACTACTATTTGCTGCAGTTTTGCTAGCAACAGCCTTGAATATGCTGGCTCGCCGGCTGCAAAAGTTTAAATTGCCAAGGACAATAGCTGTGCTGCTGTCAGTAGCGCTTTTCCTAGCCGTATTAACCGGCTTTTTCTTATTAATTGTGCCACCTTTTGTAGCGCAATATAAAGAACTCACAACAACCAAGCTTCCGCAAGTTATAGAACTCTTAAATACTTGGCGAAATCAGCTCAGACCTCGCGTTCCCGCGCAGTTCATCGAGTATTTACCAGATGTTAAAAGCTTGACCCAACAACTACAACCGATAGTAGAACGGATTGTGGGTCGCTCGTTTGTCTTTTTGTCTAACTCGCTAATTATTATCGTCAACTTTTTACTGGTGGTGGTGCTGACACTGATGCTGTTAGCTCAGCCAATGTCTTACCGTAAGGCGTTTGTGCGGCTGTTCCCATCCTTCTACCGGCGGAGGGTGGAGGTGATTCTTGACCGATGTGAAATTGCCCTCGGCGGATGGATTTTTGGCGCACTTATCAGCATGGGTGTTGTGGGAATGTTAAGCTTTATAGGCTTATCTGTTCTGCACGTTCCAGTGCCTTTAGCTCAAGGAATCTTGGCAGGATTGCTAAACTTTATTCCCAATATTGGCCCAACTTTAAGCGTTGTGTTACCGATGGGAATCTCGCTTTTAGACGCACCTTGGAAAGCTGGAGCGGTGTTTATTCTCTACTTCTTAATCCAGCAGTTTGAAACTAACTTGCTAACGCCCTACGTCATGGCTCAACAGGTATCACTGCTGCCGGCAGTCACCTTATTAGCCCAAGTATTCTTCGCCACTTTTTTTGGATTTTTAGGGTTTTTATTGGCGCTACCCCTAACAGTTGTCGGCCAAGTTTGGGTGCAAGAAGTATTAATTCACGATGTGCTAGATATGTGGCGGACAGGTGAAGATGCAGAGGGGACTGAAACAGCGGGTGTGGTTAACACGCCAGCCGCTAATACGCTGCCGGCTGAAAGTTATGGGCCAGTTGATCAGCCGGTGCTACCCGAAAACCCTCCAGCCGGGAGTACACAACCTCGCAATCATCCCAAAGCTGATGATGCTGATAGGCGGTAG
- the purU gene encoding formyltetrahydrofolate deformylase encodes MTSPTATLLVSCPDQRGLVAKLANFIYAHHGNIIHADHHTDFTAGLFLSRLEWQIDGFDLPRDQIAPAFAEIAEPLQASWQLHFSDTVPRIAIWVSRQDHCLLDLIWRQRAKEFAAQIPLMISNHAALGDVAKQFGIDFYHLPVTKENKLEQEAKQLELLRQYKIDLVVLAKYMQILSGNFITNFPKIINIHHSFLPAFAGANPYERAYERGVKIIGATAHYVTDELDAGPIIEQDVVRVSHRDTTSDLIRKGKDLERVVLARAVRLHLRNRVLVYGNRTVVFE; translated from the coding sequence ATGACTAGCCCTACTGCAACGCTGCTAGTGTCTTGTCCCGATCAACGGGGACTGGTTGCTAAGTTAGCGAATTTTATCTATGCCCATCATGGCAATATTATTCATGCCGATCACCACACTGATTTTACGGCTGGGTTGTTTCTCAGCCGGCTGGAGTGGCAAATAGATGGATTCGATTTGCCTCGTGATCAGATCGCGCCGGCATTCGCAGAAATTGCGGAACCGCTACAAGCGAGTTGGCAGTTACACTTTTCCGATACGGTGCCCCGCATTGCAATTTGGGTAAGCCGGCAAGATCACTGTCTGCTGGATTTAATTTGGCGTCAGCGAGCAAAGGAATTTGCGGCTCAGATTCCTTTAATGATTAGCAATCATGCGGCTCTGGGTGATGTAGCGAAGCAGTTTGGAATTGATTTTTATCACTTGCCGGTGACAAAGGAAAATAAATTAGAGCAAGAAGCTAAACAATTAGAATTGCTGCGGCAATACAAAATTGATTTGGTTGTTTTAGCCAAATATATGCAAATTCTCAGTGGTAATTTCATCACCAATTTTCCGAAAATTATCAATATTCATCATTCATTTTTGCCGGCTTTTGCGGGGGCAAATCCTTACGAGCGTGCCTATGAGCGTGGGGTAAAAATTATTGGCGCGACAGCACATTATGTAACCGATGAATTAGATGCCGGCCCAATTATTGAGCAGGATGTCGTGAGAGTGAGCCACCGGGATACAACTAGCGATCTGATTCGCAAAGGAAAAGACTTAGAGCGGGTAGTTTTAGCGCGTGCGGTGCGTTTGCATTTGCGAAATCGCGTGTTAGTCTACGGGAATCGGACGGTCGTTTTTGAGTGA
- a CDS encoding plasmid replication protein, CyRepA1 family produces MHRQSLHPEHLQELIEESGIDGTLASLNFTSLEEDAIYTHLLISDDIHRNNVGRVSGGWLHRYAQVADGGWWCAGRDPLNDWGLMEWGCYKPNHPRQDKNGKPVKYEHPPCTPTRVFCLKVPLHIWQQIADRYGVPVPANPEIAEGGEARGFWQWVVEAQIPLIICEGAKKAAALLSRGYAALAVPGITSSYRVTRDAQGRVMSRRLIPELAALTVPARTFYICFDYETQPKTIKAVNQAITQLGELLEEKNCAVKVIRLPGLEKGVDDFIVAQGAEAFQAVYQASADLETDLAKTKPHTEFTYPPQLILNRRYLGKLPFPTSGLIAVKSAKGTGKTTALLELVLEAKKQSRAVLLLTHRIQLGRFLCEKIGVNWINNRGIQEAKSNSHSQLLGLCIDSIGKLNPQHWQGALVILDEVEQCLWHLLNSETCKDKRVKILKTFQQLISTVMQTGGAVIAQDADLSDLSLDYLKELAGISIEPWVVVNEWKPEIDWNVTFYDCPNPTPLIQQLEQDLMAGKKCYVTTDSRSGLYSSETIECYLKQHLEKLIHQYPKTLVVNSQTTSTPGHEAVNFAEAINQRAKDYDAVFVTPSLGTGISIDVEHFDCVYGIFQGVIPDWEARQALARVRAGIPRFIWCAKRGIGSIGSGSKNYRVLSYWYQENHRENLALMNPLHKVDVDLPLVYDLIHLRIWAKMAARVNASITFYRQSLREGLIAEGHQVNVVNNAPPETRLRELRQEFLTVNPEHWETRKKLILEIVKLQQTFEKHTNQYLLIKHQFRQIHQQNELHVAEAVAQAIDLNREKYEYLLVKHALTDEERYQVNKYILKQRYGVKVTPQLKLRDDRGYYSQLLTHYYLTHESEYFYFKDRQEWNQQLEKGEGRVFLPDVQTYTLKVEALKALGILDFLHPEREFQESDLELLELKAKACRCSKHIKRSLGISIPVETGKGCVSSIKILGKILSLLGLKLKPMKMIERKVEKQVKVYQIDPLTFNDGRQAIFEIWQQRDALNLGTVSLSGLYIPESHNYLSEFTSRQAIYEVALL; encoded by the coding sequence ATGCATCGGCAAAGTCTGCACCCGGAACACTTGCAAGAATTAATTGAAGAGAGTGGCATTGACGGCACTCTGGCTTCGCTCAACTTCACGTCTCTGGAAGAAGATGCAATTTACACGCATTTACTAATATCCGATGATATACACCGCAATAACGTCGGACGAGTGAGCGGTGGATGGCTGCATCGTTATGCTCAGGTAGCTGATGGGGGATGGTGGTGTGCGGGACGAGATCCGCTCAATGATTGGGGTTTAATGGAATGGGGGTGCTACAAGCCAAATCATCCCAGGCAGGATAAAAACGGCAAGCCGGTGAAGTACGAGCATCCTCCCTGCACCCCGACACGGGTATTTTGTCTGAAAGTGCCGCTTCACATCTGGCAGCAAATTGCTGATCGCTATGGAGTGCCGGTGCCGGCGAACCCTGAGATCGCAGAAGGAGGGGAAGCACGGGGATTTTGGCAGTGGGTGGTGGAGGCGCAAATTCCGCTCATTATTTGTGAAGGTGCGAAGAAAGCGGCGGCGCTGTTGAGTCGGGGATATGCTGCGCTTGCCGTACCGGGAATTACCAGCAGCTATCGGGTGACGCGAGACGCACAAGGCAGAGTGATGAGCCGCCGGCTAATTCCTGAATTGGCAGCGCTTACAGTGCCGGCGCGCACCTTTTACATTTGCTTTGATTATGAAACTCAGCCGAAAACTATCAAAGCAGTCAATCAAGCGATCACTCAATTGGGTGAGCTTTTAGAGGAAAAAAACTGTGCAGTTAAAGTCATCAGACTTCCCGGTTTAGAAAAAGGAGTGGATGATTTTATTGTCGCTCAAGGTGCTGAAGCATTCCAAGCGGTTTATCAAGCAAGCGCAGATTTAGAAACTGATTTAGCTAAAACTAAACCCCACACTGAGTTTACCTACCCGCCGCAATTGATTCTTAACCGGCGCTATTTAGGAAAACTGCCTTTTCCCACATCTGGATTAATAGCTGTTAAGTCTGCCAAGGGAACTGGAAAAACAACTGCGCTTTTAGAGTTGGTATTAGAAGCGAAAAAACAAAGCCGAGCAGTTTTGCTGCTGACTCACAGAATTCAACTAGGGCGTTTTTTGTGTGAAAAAATCGGAGTAAATTGGATTAATAATCGGGGAATACAGGAAGCCAAAAGCAATTCTCATTCCCAATTACTCGGACTGTGTATAGATTCTATAGGCAAACTCAACCCTCAACACTGGCAAGGAGCGCTGGTGATTTTGGATGAGGTGGAACAGTGCTTATGGCATCTTCTCAACAGCGAAACTTGTAAAGATAAACGCGTTAAAATTTTAAAAACTTTCCAGCAGTTAATTTCTACAGTCATGCAAACCGGCGGTGCGGTGATCGCTCAAGATGCCGATTTATCAGACCTTTCTTTAGATTATCTCAAAGAACTGGCCGGCATTTCAATTGAGCCGTGGGTTGTGGTGAATGAGTGGAAACCTGAAATTGATTGGAATGTTACTTTCTATGACTGTCCAAACCCAACGCCGCTGATTCAGCAGCTTGAGCAAGATTTAATGGCGGGAAAAAAGTGTTATGTTACAACCGATAGTCGGTCAGGACTTTACAGTTCAGAAACAATAGAGTGCTATCTCAAACAGCATTTAGAAAAATTGATTCATCAGTATCCTAAAACGCTCGTTGTGAACTCTCAAACAACCAGCACACCTGGACACGAAGCCGTCAATTTTGCAGAGGCAATTAACCAGAGAGCAAAGGATTATGACGCGGTTTTTGTAACTCCCAGTTTGGGAACCGGCATCAGCATTGATGTGGAACATTTTGACTGCGTTTATGGCATCTTTCAAGGCGTAATTCCAGACTGGGAAGCACGACAGGCATTAGCCAGAGTTCGCGCCGGCATTCCTCGGTTTATCTGGTGTGCAAAGCGGGGTATCGGCTCAATTGGCAGTGGCAGTAAAAATTACCGGGTGCTTTCATACTGGTATCAAGAAAATCATAGAGAAAACTTAGCTTTAATGAATCCACTGCACAAAGTTGATGTGGATTTACCTTTAGTTTATGACTTAATTCACCTGAGAATTTGGGCAAAAATGGCGGCGCGAGTCAATGCCTCGATTACTTTTTACCGGCAGTCCCTGCGAGAGGGTTTAATTGCTGAAGGACATCAGGTAAATGTGGTTAATAATGCTCCCCCAGAAACTCGCCTCAGAGAGCTGCGTCAGGAATTTCTCACGGTTAATCCGGAGCATTGGGAAACTAGAAAAAAGCTGATTTTAGAAATTGTAAAACTTCAGCAAACCTTTGAGAAACACACGAATCAGTATTTATTGATTAAACATCAATTCAGACAAATTCATCAGCAAAATGAATTACACGTTGCAGAAGCTGTTGCTCAGGCAATTGATCTTAATCGGGAAAAATATGAATATTTGTTAGTTAAGCACGCGCTAACAGATGAGGAGCGTTATCAAGTTAATAAATATATCTTGAAACAGCGGTATGGTGTGAAAGTTACGCCGCAATTGAAGCTGCGGGATGACAGAGGGTACTACTCGCAACTTTTAACGCATTATTATTTAACCCATGAAAGCGAGTATTTTTATTTTAAAGACCGGCAGGAATGGAACCAGCAGTTAGAAAAAGGTGAAGGACGAGTTTTTCTCCCTGACGTACAAACTTACACGTTGAAGGTTGAAGCCTTAAAAGCTTTAGGAATTTTAGATTTCCTTCATCCAGAACGTGAGTTTCAGGAGAGTGATTTAGAGTTGCTGGAATTGAAGGCAAAGGCGTGCCGGTGTAGCAAGCATATTAAAAGGTCGCTTGGAATTAGCATTCCTGTGGAAACAGGAAAAGGGTGTGTGAGTTCGATAAAAATAC